In a genomic window of Variovorax paradoxus:
- a CDS encoding carboxymuconolactone decarboxylase family protein gives MKPQPIEYANAPDEVRAVFDDIKATRNVPDVNNFWKYLANDPATLRRTWSSLKEVMAPGALDPVVKEMVYLAVSVSNGCNYCIASHHAGAEKAGMTPAMFAELMAVVGMANETNRLVNGYRVPVDPAFDK, from the coding sequence AGGTCCGCGCCGTGTTCGACGACATCAAGGCCACGCGCAACGTGCCCGACGTCAACAACTTCTGGAAGTACCTCGCGAACGATCCCGCCACCTTGCGGCGCACCTGGTCCAGCCTCAAGGAGGTGATGGCGCCCGGCGCGCTCGACCCGGTGGTCAAGGAGATGGTCTACCTGGCCGTGAGCGTCAGCAACGGCTGCAACTACTGCATCGCGAGCCACCACGCGGGTGCCGAGAAGGCCGGCATGACGCCGGCGATGTTCGCCGAGCTGATGGCCGTGGTCGGCATGGCCAACGAGACCAACCGGCTGGTCAACGGCTACCGGGTGCCGGTCGACCCGGCCTTCGACAAGTAA